The DNA window GTTAGAGACTTGACATCGGTGTCTTCTCCGACCCATTTTTCATCATTTGTTTGCTCGAACATGATATGTCTAATATTTTTCTCCACCTCATCTTTGTTTTGGTCATCACGTTGTTTGACGATAAATAGCCTTACAAAGCCATCATTAGCATCTTCTCGTGGATTCTGTTCAGCATGAATATCTATATCCTTGCCAATACTGTTGGCCAAACGAATTATTCGTCGACCACTGCGATAGTTCATTCTTTTAATTGGTTTTTCCCATCCGGCAGGAATTATGCTTTCGATATTTTCCTTGCCATCAGTATAGATGCGTTGCTTCTGATCACCAAGTAAACCCAATGTGAAAATACTAGCGAAGTTTTTTTGAATTTCAAAGAAAGCATCGACTAGTTCCTTTTTTGTATCTTGGCTTTCGTCAATCAGAAGAATCGGATATTTTTGGGCAATGATTCTTTGTAACAATGGTATGTCCTTAATCATCTGGGCAGAGATTTTAATAACTTCTGCGTGTTTTAATGCATTATATTCTGGATTACTTCCATTGGGATTATATATAAAACGCTCAATGGTCTTTGCTTTTTCGAATCGTTCATTTAGGTCATTAAGTTTTTCTTTATTAGATAGATATGTTTTAGTCGTCTTGTTTTTCGTGTCATTTAACTTCTTCCTTAAAGTTGTCATTTCTTCACTGAGATGTTGACAATATAAAGATCTAATATCCGTTTGATAATGTTTGATAACATCCCAAACAAAACTGTGAATCGTTGAGATGCGGAAAATCGAACTGTAATCCAAACGATTTATTATTTCATCGGTCGCGGCATTAGTATATGTAATGACTGCTACATTTTTGCCCTGTAATAACAAATCTTTTCCAATGCGATCGCGAATTTTTCTCAGTAATAGAACTAAAGAGAACGTCTTTCCAGAGCCAGCCCCAGCAAAAAGAAAGAAGCTTTTGCGAGGAGTTGAAAAAATACATTTCTCTAGCATTTCATCTACTTGCGTATCGATACTATTTCCCATTTTTGTTCTCTTTAGAATCCAAATAAGCCTTTATCCAATCAAGTCCTTCCTGGATATACTTTGGAGGGATTAGATTGTCAATTAATTTGACGTTATATAGCAGAGAAATGGCAAAGTCAGCTTTTGAGAAACCTCCTTTAATTTCCAACTTCTTAAATATTTTTTCTTGAAGTTCTTTAGCGGAATTACTATTCTTCAGTAGATTTGCTACGGTAGTAATTGTTCCCATTTTTTTGAGTCCTTCTGTACGGAATAATTCAAGGTTCGTAAAGATCAATGCGTCCTCAAACGTATAAGGACATATTTCTGTTTCGGTATCATCATCTTTATTCCACTTGACCTTCACTGGAGTTTGGTAGGCAATCCTTACATTATTGATCAATTTCTCTTTATCATCAAGCACTAACAAATCGTCAATCTGCTCCTTTTCTGGAAGCCAATCTAATATTGAAGGATTTCCTGTGTTATATCCACTCCCTTTAGCTGTAATTACAGCCGGATGGGTCTCTTTCCCATCGACTCCTATTTTTGTTTCAGTCGCATCTATATCAGTCACAATTAGAGTCGCGATTCCAAGTCGTTCAATAAGTTTTCGGAACCTATGGGCATGTCGCCCATTCACCTCTATGACTGAAATATAATGCGAGTCCATTCCAACTTTCGATAGGAATCCAGGTACAAGTATTTTTTCAGCGGGACCTTCAACTAATATTGTCGCATCAGAGAAGAATATATCGTAATGAGTCAGACGAATATATCGTGTTACAAATTGTTGCGTTTCCTTATCGGACCCAAATGTACTTGAAAGATTAACTACTTTTGAAATAGGAAGTTTATCGTCAGCATCCATAACTCGTCTGAAATAACGCATACAGTTTAAATCAAGTTCGTTTACAACATGATTTGAATGGGTGCTTAATACAAGTTGTGTACATAGCCAAGGATTATCCTCAATGAGTTTATTGTTGCATAGGGCTTCAAAAGCCTTTTTTACAAATACTTGTTGAGCCTGAGCGTGAAGATGCGCCTCAGGTTCCTCTACAAATACCACATGAATTGGCTCAATTTTCTCATCTTCGCTTAATTCTCTTAACCATCGATCTCGAAAATCTATAAGTTTTAGATAAATCGAGATAAGATTTCTATATCCTAGACCATTATATTTTTCGGGAAGTGTAAGACCTTCCAGTCCGTGTATGGCAAATTGGACTGCTGAATCATGCTTGATGGCTTCTTCTATCTGAATCTTGCTACTTATTCTTATCATTGGATTTTGAAATCCAGGATAATTGATATTCTTCAATTCACCAACAGGATCCTTAAAAGTCCTTCTTAGTTTTTCGTCATATGTCTCATTGGCCTTTGTTATACCTCCAATAAGAACCAGGTCATCCGAAGTTAAATCATCTTCTTCGAGACATCTGCTTTTATAGTATTGTTGGAACTGCCGTGATAACGTATCAATATCATTGTCAGTTTGTCCTTCTGGATCAGAAAAATCGCGTGATGCTAGAATCGTATCAACTCTGATTAGCTTATCTAATGGATTGAATCCAAGTTCATCATCGGGAGTACTCTGAACTCTTTCTTCATCATCTGGATCAAGGGCATAGTCTATGATATAATATTTAACATCAAAGTATTTTCTAAGATTTGCCCCTTTCCCTAAGAAATCACATAAATTTCTTGGATATAATTCCGGAGAGTACGCTTTCGCGTACTCCTCAGTCGACTCTAAAAAATTAGCTTTTATCTTGGCTTTTTTGTAATCGGTGTATAACGTTGTAACATCCTTGGGTACATATTGTCCACGTACTCCTACTACTTTACCGTCCCATGTGCTAAGTGAAGGTATCAGGTGGTTTACACGATACTGTTCTCCATCGTTCACTTGTATCCAAACATCCATTGATGGCACAATGTCATCCCATTTATGAGAGTCTAATAATGCCTCATCAACAGTGTCATTTTCCAACCACTTTTCGCCTATTGCATCAATTAATGCCCAATTAGTGGCTGTAAATTCCTTAAGTGTGAATTTTTCAGTATTTTTAAGGAACCAAACAATAGCACTAATGGCAGAAGTTTTTCCACTGTTATTAGCACCAACAAATACCGTCTCTCTTTCTCCAAAGTCTATATGGCAATTCTTTAATTTACGGAAATTCCGGATATGAACTGATTGTATTCTCATATGTTAGTTCTCCCTTTCTTTAGTCTTCTGGAAGACAATTTTTCCCAGATGGTACGCCCTAATTTAACTTCTTCTGACGAATAACCGTATTTCTCAATGAGTATTTTTTGGTCTGTAAAATCAAGAATTTTGTCAATAGATTCTCCTTTACGAAGCATTGCATCTATCTCATCAAAAATCATATCATTGTCTTCATTATAAGGTAGATATATGGACTCTACCTCGCTGGGCATCAGTTCCAATACGCCACCTCCAAAGTTCCTGCCTACTATTTCGGCATGAGCAAAAGAGAGTGAATTATAGTAGCTCGCTACAAATGCCTTGTGATTAGTGCCTAGCTTAAAGAATACACGATGCATTGTATCTGTGGTATAAGCTTGAGCACTGTTTAATACAAGACGAGGGAATAGATGATTTCTTCGTAGGAACAGAGCGTCTGAGAGTTTAACCGAAGGGATTACAAACCAGTCATCGCGGATGCTGGTCTTGTATCCTTTATTAATCCCATCTGCCTCGCCGGAGGCTATATATTCTTTTGCGCCGTCATGATTAGCAATTTCCTCTTTTGATCTAAACACAAGTAAGTGTGCACGACTACCTTTATTCACATTTTTCTGCCAGTCGTGCGTTGTGAAATCAAGACTTGACACTTGCACGCTTCTTCCGACCATGGGTTTTGCAAAATCATCTAATCCATAGAAATCAACAATCGATTTCGGTACTGTAAAATACTGATTGGCACCTGTCGTAATGCCGACTTCTACAGAAGCATAGTCTCCAATATGGTGTTCCGCATTTGATGACAAATTCTCAATGAAAGAGATTTCCTCTTCTGATAGAAAATAATATGACCACTTATCGGAATCCTTATTGACTGTTTTTTTGTTGAAATGCAGTCCTCCATTAAGCAGGAATTGTAAAGCTGAAATATCCTTGACATCAACATGGTCAATATTATGTCTTCCACTTCCATCTTTTTCACAAAGCAGCAAAACCACTTCTTGTTGAATGTCATCAAATACAAGCTGCTCAAATGAAATGATATTCACTTGGTTAAAGGTCTTGATAAGATGATTTCTAAGTTGCTTGGCATAGGATACTTGTAGTATATCTGCTGGCACAACAAAAGCAATTTTTCCTCGCTCCTTCAACAATAAAGAGCTACCTACTATGAAGGTTACCCAAGCATTTGTCAATTTTGAGTACTTCAATTTAGCCTTCTTAAAAATATCAGCAGCTAAAGATTGCAGCGATTGGTCATAATATTGGTAACGAATAAACGGAGGATTCCCAACCACAAGATCAAAACGTTGATTTGTCGTCAAGCAAAATTCATGAAAATCACGATTTTGAATCTCTGCGTCAGGAAGATCAATCGCCAATGCCTTATTAGCCTCTTCCTCATCTAATTCTATGCCAAGAAATGATGTAAAATCCATATTGAGATTTTGCATCTGCTCAAAGAATACACCATCTCCACAACTGGGTTCCAAAATATCAGGATGCGTCAAGCCTGACATTCCCCATTGTAACAGGAATGCGGCTATCTGCGGAGGTGTATAATATCCCCCTCTCAATTTCTGCTCGGTTGCATTTTCAAATAGTTGCATATATCTCTGATATTTTGGGTATTTGATAATATTCTTCCTCTGTCAGACAGAAGAGCTTTTGAATAAGAACCTCCATTTCATTCTTCTTAATGGAGAAATTTCTTTTCAAGGGTGTAAGGATTCGGTTGTTGTTCCCGGCATTGACAATTCTATCCCCAATTGAGATAAGTTCTTGTTGTAGAGCAGATATGTCATCATGCAATTGTTTATCAACCGGATTGGTAAAATCAATTGACCTAAAAGGTAATTGCTTGAGGACTTTAGTACCTCTTGCAATGAAACCACCCCGAAATATCTCACCATACAAAGATGAGACCCATTCAAGAGGTCTTGATGTGAGTAGTGCTTGGAGGTAATAAATTGAGTATGGAGAGTTCTCCGGCAAACTGATAATACAATATCCTGCGGTCCCTCCAGATGAAACCAAAGTGCCATAAATATCTACGGCATACTTTTCTCCTTGAGAGAGCACTCCTACAATTAGTTTGCATGGCAGTTCGCATGCTTCAAGACTCTGATGCCTTCCGTATCTATGCCATTCATTGTCATTGTCCGGGGTGGGCTTAATGTCACGAGTCTTTCTGTCCAGTTCGTGCTTAAAAGCCATTATGTAGGAATATCCTAAAGGATATTTTTCAGCCAATTCCTCCAGTGATACTATCTGCAACTTCCCATTGCCGTCTTTAATATAGGGGAAAATTACACGAGCATTCGGTCTGAATGAATTATAGGAGCTCAGACCATCCTTGACAGTCTTAAAATAAGGCTTGGTAAGACTCTTTTCTATTTCCCATGTGGAGTTACCTCTCAAAAATGAATAAGTGGTTGCAGTCTCGGCGATAGGCTGAAAAATATAGGTCTTATTAGCACTTGTCTGAATACCGTTAAAGATATTATCGCTTCCAACTGCATCTGACAAGGTATAGCCATCTCTTTGAATCTTTTCAAAAAGTTGGTCGAATTCCATTGGTAATAATGCCCATGTATCAGAACTGATATAATCTGATGAGCGTTCAGTTATGTCATTAACGTCAAGTCTGGTTCTCCAAAGAGAAAGATCACGAACTTCTTCATACTTGAAGTTGGGATTGTTTTCCTTGGTTAAAATCAGCAGACACGTATATGTGGTTTTGCCATTGAATACTTGGTTTGCACCAAAGGAGATGAGTTCTGCGAGATGATGATTTATGGCAATTAAGTCTCTCAGTTTAAGAGCTGCACCTACTTTCATGAATTTGCTAGGTATGATATACCCAAGAGCTCCATCATCTTTTAAGAGTTGAAGCCCACGTTCTATAAACAGGAAGTACTTGTCATACTGTTTATAGGCCGAATTGTATTTTGACGGATATAATGGATGCTCTAATGGAGTAAGATTCTTCATATCCTCCGATGACATATATGGAGGATTCCCAATAACGACATCAAATTTCAATTCTCCGAAATCGTACGTGTTAATAGACTCTCTGAGGTTTGTGTTTTTTACATCATCAGGCCCCAAAAGGCTGTTCCCGAAAAATATATTTTGAGATAAACTTGGCAATATCGGCTTATGACCGGATAAAGAGTTTACATTCTCATCCTCCAGCACCTTAAGCAATAGCCCAAACTTAGTCGCTTCTGTCGCATTGTAATCTTTATCTACTCCAAAAATACAGTTAGTAAGTATTTTAACCTTCATAGAGTAGGGCAAACGAAAACCGTCTATACCAGTGCGGCAGAGTTCTTCCGGATTATTATGAATATAGTAATCCAATGTAACGTCACACAATAATTGGAATAGTTCCAGTAAAAATGCACCAGAACCGCATGCGATATCAGCAAATTTCATCTCGCATAGTTGGCCCAGATTTTTACCTACAGCTCTAGGGAGTACGGCACGCCTAAGTATCTCTTGGATTATATATGTCGGTGTGGTAACAACGTCTCTATCGACATTTTCCGGCTTATCAACTAGCGCCAACGAACCATCGACATCTGCAATCCGTTTAGAGAGGAATATTTCATAAATCCGACCAAGAATATCTGATGACAAAACGGCAAAAGAATATGGAGTTTCAGGATAATACAACTGCCTTACAATATCCCAGAAAGTCGAAGATATATTGCCGATTAATTGTGGTGCCAGAAACTCATCAAAGAGACCGGAATTATACTTTAGGTCGGCCTTATGGAATAAAGATACTAATTCAGTAGCATCTCCTTTTTCTGCAATATACAGTAATTCTTGATAAGTCTCAATGTTGCGATCCTCACATACACGTAGAAATAGGAGTTTATTAATATAGCTTTGCACGATGTCCGATAATTGGTCGAGCGGCATCTCTGGACTCTCTCGATGTATTTCATTCGCTAACGCAAGTCTCCAATTATTTATCTGCTCAAGAAATAACTTATCTATTGGCTTGTAATCGATATTGCGTTCAATATGCGCCCAGTTCTTATCAAAATCACCATTATATACACTGTCCTGACTCAGCAAGGAAGAAATCTCATCAAATTTTTCCGCATATTCAGTATAATGATAGCTCTTGATGAGACACTTTTTTCTACTATCGTCACCATTTACAGGTATGGTTGTATCGTAGATGTACAAATACTCAAAATTAGAAAGCACAGAAATATTAAGTCCTGCAGTATAACCATATCTGCGCACTTGTCTGGCTGGACCATCTTCCACCTCAATTTTGACATGCGGTTTCTTGGCTTCCAAAAAGAATTTTCTTTCTGAAAACAGTCTAAAAGTGTAATCTGGTTTCTTAGTATTAGTATGGGCATTAGCTTTTAAGGGTTCTTCCAAAAGAACCTCCCTCTCATTAGTGCTCTTACCCTGAACGTTTTTAATATCCCAACCCAACAATTCAAACAGAGGGTCGAGGAAATCGCTCCGTAATAAGGTTTCGTTATATCGTTCTGATTTGTAATAGTCAAAATCTTGTCGAAATCTTGATACCAGATCAGCAACTTTTATTTTCTTTTCCATATTCAGCTATACTTTCTGAAACAATAGATAAAACATCATTTGCTGATGACTCACCAGCAATTACATCGTACACTTTGTCAGCTAACCATAATTGTCGTAACTCGTTTTCATCTATATCATAGTATTTAGCCAATATGGGTATATGTTCTTCTTTTGCAAATCTTTCTCCTCGCTCAATGCGGCTATACATAGGTGTATCTATGTCGAGCAGTGCCGCTATCTGTCTTTGTAGATAGTGATTCTCTTCTCTCAACGACTTTAATTTCTGTGCGAAATACATTGTTGTCAAATTTTGATTTGTCAATTTATGACAAAATTAATGATTATTTTTGATGCAACCAAATTTCCTCAACATTTTCTGTCAAGTAGAAGCTGATGGAAGGTATAAGAAAGTGCCATCGGCAACTGCGTTGGCTGTCGATGGCATTGAATGGGGATTGTTGTCACATGTGGAAGCCGCCGTTGAGGTGCTTGCCTCGGCGTTTGGCTCGCCATGCATCAAGGGCTTGCTTAGGCGTAAGCTCCGGATGTCTCGCCTTGAACTCAGAGAATGTCTCAGTATCGCCTCCGGATACTGAACAGCATCCACCTTCGGGAGCGGACGGTTGCTGAGTATGGCTAAGAGATGGGGCAAAGGAAGAAGTTGAAGTCTGCTTAGGCTCGTCTGGATTTGATGAAAATACTTTGGGTACTTTGACTTCCGGTACGAATTTCAAATAGACGGTAGAGTATTCTCCCTTACATCCATCGACGCGGATTGCTTTGCCTGTAACGTAGTCATTAATCTGCTGTCTAGAAAATTTCACTCCTCGGAAATTGGTTATCGGGACAATGGAGCCGTCGGCATACATCCATTTTGAGTCGGGATGCAATGGGCGATTCTCTGAAAGATGCTTTCGAATATTACTGTAACTGAAACGCCGGTCAATCTTCGATGCAGAAAACCGTTTCCCTTTTCGGGTGTACCACAGGCCTTGCACCTCATTGGTGCCACGCCTGTATTTGTACTCTATACCGACACCTGACGCTTTGAGTTTAGCCTTGAATTTGTCAAAATCGCAGATGCTACGATCTTTCCATGCGTCATTTACTGCATTGAAAATCTCATATCTGATTTTCTCGACACCACGAAGTTGGTCCACATTCGTATGCTGCTTACCGTCGGAAATATGCAGTCCATACTCCTCAGTCAAGGAACGACAAGCGTCTTTATTGCGACTATAGTCATTACTGTCGGAGATAGTCTCCCCGAAATTATTAATTCGGCTATACACCAAGTGGCAGTGCGGATAATCCTTGTCGAAATGCCTGACCAATATATAAGGAGTGTCTTTTATGTCCATTCTCTCCATATATTTTCCAGCGATTTCAACCATCATTTCCTCTGTCACCTTGTCCTTATCCAAGGCGTGAAAGTTGAGAGAAATGTGTCCGACCGGGTCTTTGACATTCGGGTTCATAGATATGTTATCCTGTAAAGAGGCGGTGATTTCCGCTCGCCCACCTGACAGAAATACATCTTTAGAGTCGATGATTTTCCATTCATCACAGGGCGAACCATCCGGTTTGTCCTTCTTCTTTCGGGTGACATAATCAATGCAACCTCCGGCACTTCCGCCGTTGCTTATCTTGCCCATCATATGCTGTCGGGAGTATTACGATAGGTTTTGATAAGCGACAAAATAAAGTCCCGGCATTCGTATATGTCCCGAAAAAGTTGGACAAGGTTCTCATTTGTTGAACCTCTGTTTAGAATAGATGAACAGAATTTGGCGATGCGATTGAGATTCTCGGCTATGCCCTGAAGATCTCTTATCGCCTTTACGTCTTTGGGTTTTAGACGCTCCGTCACCGTACAATGGATTGATGCCTGACGGATATATTCCGAACGGTTCAATCCAGCAACAATTGCCTTGTTCATCATTATCTCATATTTGTCGAGGTCGTATTTCACCGGAACAACGATTGACTTTCGTTCCTCGGCGGGTAGTTTGGGTCGACCTTTGGAAGGTCGGGAATTGTATCTTCTCATAATAGCAGTGTGTTTAGAAGTCTGTGACCATCGGGAGCGGTTGGGCGAGTCGTTTTCGGATTACATGTAATACGAAAACATAAACTCGCTCCAACCCCAACCGAACACTGACGATAGTTTCGAGCTGCGCGAAACTAAGCCCGCTTTTAATGGTCGTGATTAATCATGTTTAGACAGTTGCAATCAAGCAATCAGAGTTTGCGCCAGATTTCGTGGTCGGCGGCGTAGTCGTCCATGTGGCGAAGAAGCACCGAGTCGATGAAGCCGGAGATGGTGGTGTCGATGCCTCCGAGTCGACGAACCATCAACGCGATGCGGTTGTATAGTTCCTTGCTGATGCTTGTCTGCTTGCGCTGTTCAAGTATCTTCGGAGCGAGGTAAGCTGACTTGTATTCCTCGTACTCCAATTTGCGCTGTCTGATGCCGATGCGCTGTTGTTTCGGCTCGATTGCCGACAGTGGTGCAACTGTTGTGTCGTCCTCGGTGGTTTCGGTGTCCGCATTGTTGACAGCGGTGTCACTGATGACTTCGACACTGTTATTGAAGATGTTTTCAGTCATTTCGGACGACTGAGTTTCTGTAAAATTCTTTTTATTACTCATAATTGTAAATTTTGATTGTTTGTAAAACTTGTTGTCAGATACTCATTCAGGTCATTGAAACCTGAGTAGAGTGTGGAGCGGTCAATCACTTTTGTACCGAATCGTTTTGTCAACTGACCCAATGCTATTTTACCTGCAACATCGTTGTCAAGATAGCAATGGATAGCTTTGTAATCACGCAGATGGGGGATTGCCTTGTTGACATTACTGACCGAATTGAGAATGATTGCATCCGTTCCGATGATTCCGAGTTTCAGTGCCGACAGATAGTCAATAAATCCTTCAAACACTGCACATTCCGCTGACGGGCCATCGCGTATGCGCCGTATGGAGATGTCTTTCGGCGATATGCAACCTTTGAAATATCGGTTGCGTACCTCATAGCCATCTGACTCGTTGGCAAAGGCAACAGAATAATATTGTTTGCCTCGACAACAGTAATGAATCTGTTGGCAATGAGCCTTTGAAATCTTCGTTGGAATGCCACGCTCTTGTAGGTAAGCGACAAGTGCGTGACTCTCCAACGGCACAACTCGAATGTCCTCAAAACTCGGGGCAGAGTGTCGTGGAGCAAAAGGGGAGCGACTGTCTGCATCGATGGCATAGGGCAACTGTCGGCGATGCAATGAATGAGATAGCGCATATCGGTTGACTGATATATCTCGGCTGCAAGGTCTACGATATTGCCTCCTTTACCGATACCGAAGTCATACCAGCAGTTGAGCGTAGTCTCCACCTTGAACGATGGCGTATGCTCCTGTCTTAGCGGTGACTTATACCAGAGTTTGTCCCCACTCCGTCTGACCGGCTCATGCCCGAGTCGGGACATGAAAGTGGCTAAAGGGATAGTTTTTATCTCTTTAAACATGGTGGTAAAAATGTTAGGGGTAGCAGTTCAGGTTCAGCGCACATATATACACACCGTACCGAACTAAACTCGATTAGTAGTAGAAGTCGCGGTTGAACTGATAGGCTCCGTTCTCTTTGACGATCATCCGCTTGTTCATCAGGAAGGTCTTCAGTTTGGTGACCTTGCCGTCGCCATACGGATAGCCGCAAGATGCGTATGCCGCCTTGATTTTATCCTCGCAGTTCTGACACCCTTTGATGGCTCCGTCGGCGAAGGCGAGTTC is part of the Duncaniella dubosii genome and encodes:
- a CDS encoding helix-turn-helix domain-containing protein codes for the protein MYFAQKLKSLREENHYLQRQIAALLDIDTPMYSRIERGERFAKEEHIPILAKYYDIDENELRQLWLADKVYDVIAGESSANDVLSIVSESIAEYGKENKSC
- a CDS encoding DUF3408 domain-containing protein yields the protein MTENIFNNSVEVISDTAVNNADTETTEDDTTVAPLSAIEPKQQRIGIRQRKLEYEEYKSAYLAPKILEQRKQTSISKELYNRIALMVRRLGGIDTTISGFIDSVLLRHMDDYAADHEIWRKL
- a CDS encoding ATP-dependent endonuclease; translated protein: MRIQSVHIRNFRKLKNCHIDFGERETVFVGANNSGKTSAISAIVWFLKNTEKFTLKEFTATNWALIDAIGEKWLENDTVDEALLDSHKWDDIVPSMDVWIQVNDGEQYRVNHLIPSLSTWDGKVVGVRGQYVPKDVTTLYTDYKKAKIKANFLESTEEYAKAYSPELYPRNLCDFLGKGANLRKYFDVKYYIIDYALDPDDEERVQSTPDDELGFNPLDKLIRVDTILASRDFSDPEGQTDNDIDTLSRQFQQYYKSRCLEEDDLTSDDLVLIGGITKANETYDEKLRRTFKDPVGELKNINYPGFQNPMIRISSKIQIEEAIKHDSAVQFAIHGLEGLTLPEKYNGLGYRNLISIYLKLIDFRDRWLRELSEDEKIEPIHVVFVEEPEAHLHAQAQQVFVKKAFEALCNNKLIEDNPWLCTQLVLSTHSNHVVNELDLNCMRYFRRVMDADDKLPISKVVNLSSTFGSDKETQQFVTRYIRLTHYDIFFSDATILVEGPAEKILVPGFLSKVGMDSHYISVIEVNGRHAHRFRKLIERLGIATLIVTDIDATETKIGVDGKETHPAVITAKGSGYNTGNPSILDWLPEKEQIDDLLVLDDKEKLINNVRIAYQTPVKVKWNKDDDTETEICPYTFEDALIFTNLELFRTEGLKKMGTITTVANLLKNSNSAKELQEKIFKKLEIKGGFSKADFAISLLYNVKLIDNLIPPKYIQEGLDWIKAYLDSKENKNGK
- a CDS encoding class I SAM-dependent methyltransferase yields the protein MQLFENATEQKLRGGYYTPPQIAAFLLQWGMSGLTHPDILEPSCGDGVFFEQMQNLNMDFTSFLGIELDEEEANKALAIDLPDAEIQNRDFHEFCLTTNQRFDLVVGNPPFIRYQYYDQSLQSLAADIFKKAKLKYSKLTNAWVTFIVGSSLLLKERGKIAFVVPADILQVSYAKQLRNHLIKTFNQVNIISFEQLVFDDIQQEVVLLLCEKDGSGRHNIDHVDVKDISALQFLLNGGLHFNKKTVNKDSDKWSYYFLSEEEISFIENLSSNAEHHIGDYASVEVGITTGANQYFTVPKSIVDFYGLDDFAKPMVGRSVQVSSLDFTTHDWQKNVNKGSRAHLLVFRSKEEIANHDGAKEYIASGEADGINKGYKTSIRDDWFVIPSVKLSDALFLRRNHLFPRLVLNSAQAYTTDTMHRVFFKLGTNHKAFVASYYNSLSFAHAEIVGRNFGGGVLELMPSEVESIYLPYNEDNDMIFDEIDAMLRKGESIDKILDFTDQKILIEKYGYSSEEVKLGRTIWEKLSSRRLKKGRTNI
- a CDS encoding relaxase/mobilization nuclease domain-containing protein — its product is MMGKISNGGSAGGCIDYVTRKKKDKPDGSPCDEWKIIDSKDVFLSGGRAEITASLQDNISMNPNVKDPVGHISLNFHALDKDKVTEEMMVEIAGKYMERMDIKDTPYILVRHFDKDYPHCHLVYSRINNFGETISDSNDYSRNKDACRSLTEEYGLHISDGKQHTNVDQLRGVEKIRYEIFNAVNDAWKDRSICDFDKFKAKLKASGVGIEYKYRRGTNEVQGLWYTRKGKRFSASKIDRRFSYSNIRKHLSENRPLHPDSKWMYADGSIVPITNFRGVKFSRQQINDYVTGKAIRVDGCKGEYSTVYLKFVPEVKVPKVFSSNPDEPKQTSTSSFAPSLSHTQQPSAPEGGCCSVSGGDTETFSEFKARHPELTPKQALDAWRAKRRGKHLNGGFHM
- a CDS encoding Eco57I restriction-modification methylase domain-containing protein; translation: MEKKIKVADLVSRFRQDFDYYKSERYNETLLRSDFLDPLFELLGWDIKNVQGKSTNEREVLLEEPLKANAHTNTKKPDYTFRLFSERKFFLEAKKPHVKIEVEDGPARQVRRYGYTAGLNISVLSNFEYLYIYDTTIPVNGDDSRKKCLIKSYHYTEYAEKFDEISSLLSQDSVYNGDFDKNWAHIERNIDYKPIDKLFLEQINNWRLALANEIHRESPEMPLDQLSDIVQSYINKLLFLRVCEDRNIETYQELLYIAEKGDATELVSLFHKADLKYNSGLFDEFLAPQLIGNISSTFWDIVRQLYYPETPYSFAVLSSDILGRIYEIFLSKRIADVDGSLALVDKPENVDRDVVTTPTYIIQEILRRAVLPRAVGKNLGQLCEMKFADIACGSGAFLLELFQLLCDVTLDYYIHNNPEELCRTGIDGFRLPYSMKVKILTNCIFGVDKDYNATEATKFGLLLKVLEDENVNSLSGHKPILPSLSQNIFFGNSLLGPDDVKNTNLRESINTYDFGELKFDVVIGNPPYMSSEDMKNLTPLEHPLYPSKYNSAYKQYDKYFLFIERGLQLLKDDGALGYIIPSKFMKVGAALKLRDLIAINHHLAELISFGANQVFNGKTTYTCLLILTKENNPNFKYEEVRDLSLWRTRLDVNDITERSSDYISSDTWALLPMEFDQLFEKIQRDGYTLSDAVGSDNIFNGIQTSANKTYIFQPIAETATTYSFLRGNSTWEIEKSLTKPYFKTVKDGLSSYNSFRPNARVIFPYIKDGNGKLQIVSLEELAEKYPLGYSYIMAFKHELDRKTRDIKPTPDNDNEWHRYGRHQSLEACELPCKLIVGVLSQGEKYAVDIYGTLVSSGGTAGYCIISLPENSPYSIYYLQALLTSRPLEWVSSLYGEIFRGGFIARGTKVLKQLPFRSIDFTNPVDKQLHDDISALQQELISIGDRIVNAGNNNRILTPLKRNFSIKKNEMEVLIQKLFCLTEEEYYQIPKISEIYATI
- a CDS encoding toprim domain-containing protein, with product MFEGFIDYLSALKLGIIGTDAIILNSVSNVNKAIPHLRDYKAIHCYLDNDVAGKIALGQLTKRFGTKVIDRSTLYSGFNDLNEYLTTSFTNNQNLQL
- a CDS encoding UvrD-helicase domain-containing protein, yielding MGNSIDTQVDEMLEKCIFSTPRKSFFLFAGAGSGKTFSLVLLLRKIRDRIGKDLLLQGKNVAVITYTNAATDEIINRLDYSSIFRISTIHSFVWDVIKHYQTDIRSLYCQHLSEEMTTLRKKLNDTKNKTTKTYLSNKEKLNDLNERFEKAKTIERFIYNPNGSNPEYNALKHAEVIKISAQMIKDIPLLQRIIAQKYPILLIDESQDTKKELVDAFFEIQKNFASIFTLGLLGDQKQRIYTDGKENIESIIPAGWEKPIKRMNYRSGRRIIRLANSIGKDIDIHAEQNPREDANDGFVRLFIVKQRDDQNKDEVEKNIRHIMFEQTNDEKWVGEDTDVKSLTLEHMMAVRRLGFAEFFAPFSKVSKYQMTFLQGTVPELEFFTKEVLPIVKSINDGGRQALEILKEYSPLLSRQNKDKPYELYLRCRDAATRLTDFVNGNKTIRVVTEEIIKSQLLKVPDVVKQAYTLKLSELDETVAEDIRAWVEVMDLPISMIHKYDDYVNQKSQFDTHQGVKGLEFDRVMVIIDDSEAKGFLFSYDKLFGVKGLSDADKRNLMEGKETSIERTKRLFYVTCTRAKNALAVVMYTYVPENVKKEAIDKGWFDENEIINI
- a CDS encoding plasmid mobilization protein; protein product: MRRYNSRPSKGRPKLPAEERKSIVVPVKYDLDKYEIMMNKAIVAGLNRSEYIRQASIHCTVTERLKPKDVKAIRDLQGIAENLNRIAKFCSSILNRGSTNENLVQLFRDIYECRDFILSLIKTYRNTPDSI